One window of Cohnella hashimotonis genomic DNA carries:
- a CDS encoding response regulator gives MNILIVEDETQIRSSLENTLRRFGIEDIRIAGNGSEALALLEERRADLILSDIRMPEMDGIALLERVRERHGDVPFIVLSGYDLFEYAQKALKFGAYAYLLKPVAEAELEDVVRRALQELMQKRDLRDDELRLQIKLNAGTSELRRRYLSEIVEGKEASGRQARKCEEYGIRFPYPFHFVWLAGMDEAVRIAQAMPRSDVELLKYGLENLCLEVFREGGLVAEPFRWDDGIGLLLNGNGEDGQSADGQSADGQNADGQNADGQNADGQIADGQNADGQNADGQNADGQNGLGKIAALSERASGLALDVLKLSITAGVGHAAGRLDETPASFASARRAYAQKLIHGGGRVYACRAVRDSAPESISLDLAAERELLALFEAHRQDEASAFLAERYAPFRIPCSFEIADVAKLNYELIVLLVTILKQLGFDADEALGDEYHLYTQVNTLQSVEEMVAWFRQRCMDAFAHIQEKSTRSTKKLMGKARDYIAEHFHEAISLELVADHLQISPEYLSREFKKELGENFTDFLLRLRMEKAKFYIREGRYRTYEIANLVGFQNEKYFSKVFKKATGFTPSEFKFRTL, from the coding sequence ATGAACATCCTGATTGTCGAAGACGAGACGCAAATTAGGAGCTCGCTGGAGAATACCCTCCGCCGGTTCGGCATCGAAGATATCCGGATCGCCGGCAACGGCTCGGAGGCGCTCGCGCTGCTGGAGGAGCGGCGTGCCGATCTGATCCTGTCCGATATTCGAATGCCCGAAATGGACGGCATCGCCCTGCTGGAGCGCGTTCGCGAGCGTCATGGCGACGTGCCGTTCATCGTGCTGAGCGGCTACGACTTGTTCGAATACGCGCAGAAAGCGTTGAAATTCGGCGCCTACGCCTATCTGCTGAAGCCCGTCGCCGAAGCCGAACTCGAGGACGTCGTCCGTCGCGCGCTGCAGGAATTGATGCAGAAGCGGGACCTGCGCGATGACGAGCTGCGGCTTCAGATCAAATTGAATGCCGGCACCTCGGAGCTGCGCCGCCGTTACTTGTCCGAGATCGTCGAGGGCAAGGAAGCGTCCGGCAGGCAGGCGCGCAAATGCGAAGAGTACGGCATCCGATTCCCGTATCCCTTCCATTTTGTATGGCTGGCCGGCATGGACGAGGCGGTTCGCATCGCGCAAGCGATGCCGCGTTCCGATGTCGAGCTGTTGAAGTACGGACTTGAAAATCTTTGTCTCGAGGTCTTTCGGGAAGGCGGGCTTGTCGCAGAACCGTTTCGCTGGGACGACGGGATCGGCCTGCTGCTGAATGGGAACGGCGAGGATGGGCAGAGCGCAGATGGGCAGAGCGCGGATGGGCAGAACGCGGATGGACAGAACGCGGATGGGCAGAACGCGGATGGACAGATCGCGGATGGGCAGAACGCGGATGGACAGAACGCGGATGGGCAGAATGCGGATGGGCAGAACGGGCTTGGGAAGATTGCGGCGCTGTCGGAGCGGGCATCCGGACTCGCGCTCGACGTGCTGAAGCTGTCTATAACGGCGGGCGTCGGACACGCTGCCGGACGGCTCGACGAGACGCCGGCTTCGTTCGCCTCCGCGCGTCGCGCCTACGCGCAGAAGCTGATCCATGGCGGAGGTCGCGTGTATGCGTGCAGAGCGGTGCGAGATTCGGCTCCCGAGAGCATATCGCTCGACCTTGCGGCGGAACGGGAGCTGCTGGCCCTGTTCGAAGCGCACCGTCAGGACGAGGCTTCTGCGTTCCTTGCGGAGCGATACGCGCCGTTCCGCATCCCCTGCTCGTTCGAGATCGCGGACGTGGCCAAGCTGAATTATGAGCTGATCGTGCTGCTCGTCACCATTCTGAAGCAGCTTGGCTTCGACGCCGACGAAGCGCTCGGCGACGAGTATCATTTGTATACGCAGGTCAACACGCTGCAAAGCGTGGAGGAAATGGTCGCCTGGTTCCGGCAGCGGTGCATGGACGCCTTCGCGCATATTCAGGAAAAGTCGACCCGGTCGACCAAGAAGCTCATGGGAAAGGCGCGCGATTATATTGCCGAGCACTTTCACGAGGCCATCAGCCTGGAGCTGGTGGCGGACCACCTGCAGATCAGCCCGGAATATCTCAGCCGGGAGTTTAAAAAAGAGCTCGGCGAAAACTTCACCGACTTCCTGCTGAGGCTGCGCATGGAGAAAGCCAAGTTTTACATCCGCGAAGGCCGGTACCGGACTTACGAGATTGCGAATCTCGTCGGCTTTCAAAATGAAAAATACTTTTCCAAAGTGTTCAAAAAAGCGACCGGGTTTACGCCAAGCGAGTTTAAGTTCCGCACGTTGTGA
- a CDS encoding carbohydrate ABC transporter permease, with protein sequence MSALQTSARAKRQVDRANRVPAGATSSRSSLHVVSQAATWLMGALFLAPFLLFFLNTFKDKAHIFDAFYMPDLTDLSNYRTMLRNTDFFASLSLTVVICAVTLFFIVLLSSMAGYIISRSERKWIKWMYALFAAGQIIPAQSSMLPLYKLGVATHLINTPVFLIIIYVAGGTAFASLFFAAFTRTIPQALEESAFIDGCGRYQTFFRIILPLLKPATATIVTTTVYWYWNDFQGPLIYLNAGKVAPLMMSVYKFMGANATVDWGPVYALCFLSAIPMILFFLFTQKYLLKGLVVGSVKG encoded by the coding sequence ATGAGCGCACTTCAGACTTCGGCCCGGGCCAAACGGCAGGTCGATCGCGCCAATCGGGTGCCGGCGGGGGCAACCTCATCGCGGTCGTCGCTTCACGTCGTGTCCCAAGCCGCCACATGGCTCATGGGCGCGCTGTTCCTTGCTCCGTTTCTGCTGTTCTTCCTGAATACGTTCAAGGATAAAGCGCATATTTTCGACGCCTTTTACATGCCGGATCTCACGGACTTGAGCAACTACAGAACGATGCTGCGGAATACGGATTTCTTCGCTTCTCTGTCGCTAACGGTCGTCATCTGCGCCGTTACCCTGTTTTTTATCGTCCTGCTGTCCTCGATGGCCGGCTACATCATCAGCCGTTCCGAGCGCAAATGGATCAAATGGATGTACGCGCTGTTCGCGGCAGGCCAGATCATTCCCGCCCAGTCGAGCATGCTGCCGCTCTATAAGCTCGGGGTGGCGACGCATCTGATCAACACGCCCGTTTTTCTGATCATCATCTACGTGGCGGGGGGCACGGCATTTGCATCGCTGTTCTTCGCGGCCTTCACCAGAACGATCCCGCAGGCGCTGGAAGAATCGGCATTCATCGACGGCTGCGGACGGTACCAGACGTTTTTTCGCATCATCCTGCCGCTGCTGAAGCCGGCGACGGCCACGATCGTCACGACGACCGTGTACTGGTACTGGAACGATTTTCAAGGCCCGCTCATCTATCTGAATGCCGGCAAGGTCGCGCCGCTCATGATGTCCGTTTACAAATTCATGGGCGCCAACGCCACGGTGGATTGGGGACCGGTGTACGCGCTTTGCTTCCTGTCCGCCATTCCGATGATCTTGTTCTTCCTGTTTACGCAAAAGTATTTGCTGAAGGGCCTTGTCGTCGGCTCGGTGAAAGGCTAG
- a CDS encoding ABC transporter substrate-binding protein — MNNVWTRKKVQTLIPASILALGLLSACGSNSDAGGNGAAASTNTGSGTENTAASGTASSGATASDAPAASNEPTQDTEAFTISVASWNLGDEPLGIVKAYREAFEKAYKVKYPNATIEYKNTPGEAYFDLLKAQMASASAADVVQFQSAQLPLFAKAGYIADLSDMPFVANIDGAPKTQSSYGGKVYAAPFDLNSNGVWYNRKLFEDNGIQVPKTWDELVQTAETLKSKGITPFAGGFKDAWVASMTVSVFLPNEYGSDTFEKDVYNGTKKLNGPEIQAAFGKLQQFVDKGYFGSNALSNGWDLQRKDFEDGKAAMIIHGPYIGGLVNSEMKDSGGMETGFFALPSDKGEPLLSVSVGVLTGVNAHTKNLQRAKDLVTAMHDTDAIIIRDKDAGVFPAIKGIDIDYKEVGNKDFLSVLGSTKSMIQGQFMPASVGDIYAKLFTKMLAGKAFSPSWLDEADSAFVRDKGLVAAPEQ, encoded by the coding sequence ATGAATAACGTATGGACACGAAAAAAAGTACAGACATTGATTCCGGCCAGTATCCTTGCGCTCGGCTTGCTGTCGGCATGCGGATCGAACTCGGACGCGGGCGGGAATGGCGCTGCTGCAAGCACGAATACGGGCAGCGGTACGGAAAATACCGCTGCATCAGGCACGGCAAGCAGCGGAGCGACGGCGAGCGATGCGCCGGCTGCGAGCAATGAGCCGACGCAGGATACGGAAGCGTTTACGATCAGCGTGGCGAGCTGGAACCTCGGAGACGAGCCGCTCGGAATCGTGAAGGCTTATCGCGAAGCGTTCGAGAAGGCTTACAAGGTCAAATATCCGAACGCCACGATCGAATACAAGAATACGCCGGGCGAAGCCTACTTCGATCTGCTCAAAGCGCAGATGGCTTCGGCGTCGGCGGCCGACGTCGTCCAGTTCCAGAGCGCGCAGCTCCCGCTGTTCGCGAAGGCGGGCTATATCGCCGACCTGTCGGACATGCCGTTCGTCGCGAATATCGACGGCGCGCCCAAGACGCAGAGCTCCTACGGCGGCAAAGTGTACGCCGCGCCGTTCGACCTGAACAGCAACGGCGTCTGGTATAACCGCAAGCTGTTCGAAGACAACGGCATCCAGGTGCCGAAGACGTGGGACGAGCTGGTGCAGACGGCGGAGACGCTGAAGAGCAAGGGCATCACGCCATTTGCCGGCGGCTTCAAGGACGCCTGGGTGGCGAGCATGACCGTCAGCGTATTCCTCCCTAACGAGTACGGCAGCGATACGTTCGAGAAGGACGTATACAACGGCACCAAGAAGCTGAACGGCCCGGAAATCCAGGCGGCATTCGGCAAGCTCCAGCAGTTCGTGGACAAAGGTTATTTCGGAAGCAACGCGCTCAGCAACGGCTGGGACCTGCAGCGCAAGGATTTCGAGGACGGCAAAGCGGCCATGATTATCCACGGCCCGTACATCGGCGGTCTCGTGAACAGCGAAATGAAGGACAGCGGCGGCATGGAAACCGGATTTTTCGCCCTGCCGAGCGACAAGGGCGAACCGCTGCTCAGCGTATCCGTCGGCGTATTGACGGGCGTCAACGCGCATACGAAAAACCTGCAGCGGGCCAAAGACCTGGTGACGGCGATGCACGATACGGATGCCATCATCATCCGCGACAAGGATGCGGGCGTATTCCCGGCCATCAAAGGAATCGACATCGATTACAAGGAAGTGGGCAACAAGGACTTCCTGAGCGTGCTCGGCTCCACCAAGAGCATGATCCAGGGGCAGTTCATGCCGGCGTCCGTCGGCGACATCTACGCCAAGCTGTTCACCAAGATGTTGGCCGGCAAAGCGTTCAGCCCATCCTGGCTGGACGAAGCGGACAGCGCCTTCGTTCGCGACAAGGGGCTCGTGGCTGCTCCCGAACAGTAA
- a CDS encoding cache domain-containing sensor histidine kinase, whose translation MRKWRFPANNSIAYRLFVIYLLAISVPVFLYGAVSYTLSARNVENNYIRNKAAISDQIMRNIDENVLILQKQSASLFLISKEITYMLGSGPGDTSDAYFDYKERLDRYFLALIQMNDKLNGITLIDTHGEIKYAINVQGRNSVAGSVLDEPWFKETMALNGAPHFLDPHTNDFLFNPVSAPKPVVISVAQSITDYNAEGPAGVLLVDQNTEQFFGDIANINLQEGEQTAIISRTGKLIYSNVQWGEQESAKLLSVAKGLGRGQVKTDIGGRSMLVIASAPSQYGFQVVSLLPMSELQKKSGFLRSITALMLIVVSGIVLIISIVVSYLIVKPLRRLMPSFKQLEMGNFSTRVPVKGNDELARISQAFNTMVGNIESLIVQKYEANLLRNQAELNALQSQINPHFLYNTLYATKSVIDRHDYERASAMVQNLSGIFRYSLHQGSSAVTLREEIDHIRKYIYLHDIRFAGRFSTVFEIDDALWEKPVPRLTLQPLVENAFQHGLANKTIGGELRITAKPAGDHWLIYIYDNGSGMSEEEISRLNGWFAQLSSEAAAGLPKSVVHESPADEGKGSGLGIRNVHARIRLHFGPAFGIKISGKAGAFTTVRIKLPLHDRLGEEAV comes from the coding sequence ATGCGTAAATGGCGCTTCCCGGCAAACAACTCGATCGCGTATCGGCTGTTCGTGATCTACCTGCTCGCGATATCGGTGCCCGTCTTCCTTTACGGCGCCGTCTCCTACACCCTGTCCGCGCGCAACGTAGAGAACAACTATATCCGCAATAAAGCGGCCATCTCCGACCAGATCATGCGCAACATCGACGAAAACGTGCTGATCCTGCAGAAGCAATCGGCATCCCTCTTTTTGATCAGCAAAGAAATTACCTATATGCTCGGCTCCGGGCCAGGCGACACGAGCGATGCCTACTTCGACTACAAGGAGCGACTCGACCGCTATTTTCTCGCCCTTATTCAGATGAACGACAAACTGAACGGCATCACCCTGATCGACACGCACGGCGAGATCAAGTACGCCATTAACGTTCAGGGCCGCAACTCCGTCGCCGGCTCCGTGCTGGACGAGCCCTGGTTCAAGGAGACGATGGCGCTTAACGGCGCGCCCCATTTTCTCGATCCGCACACGAACGATTTTCTTTTTAATCCCGTCAGCGCCCCCAAGCCCGTCGTCATCTCGGTCGCGCAGTCCATCACCGACTATAACGCGGAAGGACCGGCCGGCGTCTTGCTTGTCGATCAGAACACCGAGCAGTTCTTCGGCGACATCGCCAATATCAATTTGCAGGAGGGCGAGCAGACCGCCATCATCAGCCGGACAGGCAAGCTCATCTACAGCAATGTCCAATGGGGGGAACAGGAGAGCGCCAAACTGCTGTCCGTCGCCAAGGGACTTGGCCGCGGGCAGGTCAAGACCGACATCGGGGGACGGAGCATGCTTGTCATCGCCAGCGCGCCGTCCCAGTACGGATTCCAGGTCGTGTCCCTGCTCCCGATGTCCGAGCTGCAAAAGAAAAGCGGCTTTCTCCGGAGCATTACGGCTCTCATGCTGATCGTCGTCTCGGGAATCGTGCTGATCATCTCCATCGTCGTTTCGTACCTCATCGTCAAGCCGCTTCGCCGGCTCATGCCCTCGTTCAAGCAATTGGAGATGGGGAACTTCTCCACGCGGGTTCCGGTCAAGGGCAACGACGAGCTGGCCCGCATCAGCCAGGCGTTCAACACCATGGTCGGGAACATCGAATCGCTGATCGTTCAGAAGTATGAAGCGAACCTGCTTCGCAACCAGGCGGAGCTCAATGCGCTGCAGTCGCAGATCAATCCTCACTTCTTATACAACACGCTGTATGCGACCAAGTCGGTCATCGACCGCCACGATTATGAACGCGCTTCCGCCATGGTGCAGAATCTGTCGGGCATTTTCCGGTACAGCCTGCATCAGGGCAGCAGCGCCGTCACGCTGCGCGAAGAGATCGATCACATCCGGAAATACATTTATCTTCACGATATCCGCTTTGCCGGAAGGTTCTCGACCGTTTTCGAGATCGATGACGCGCTGTGGGAAAAGCCCGTGCCGAGATTGACGCTTCAGCCGTTGGTCGAGAACGCGTTCCAGCACGGACTCGCGAACAAGACGATCGGCGGCGAGCTGCGCATTACGGCCAAACCGGCCGGCGATCACTGGCTCATCTATATCTACGATAACGGTTCGGGCATGTCCGAAGAAGAAATATCGCGACTGAACGGCTGGTTCGCTCAATTGTCGTCCGAAGCAGCAGCCGGCTTGCCCAAGTCCGTCGTGCACGAATCGCCCGCGGACGAAGGCAAAGGAAGCGGGCTCGGCATTCGCAACGTGCATGCGCGCATCAGGCTGCACTTCGGCCCGGCATTCGGCATCAAAATAAGCGGCAAGGCGGGCGCCTTCACGACGGTAAGAATCAAGCTCCCGCTGCACGACAGGCTTGGAGAGGAGGCGGTCTGA
- a CDS encoding carbohydrate ABC transporter permease has product MKSGFRNAWVELSFAAPALILFLIIVVWPFVSSFYYALTQWDGFSKPVFIGFDNFVNLFKEPGFRIALRNTLLFALAGLFLSNALSLALALALNRAGRSQTVLRTIFYLPGVVSFVTMSIVWTMIYHNDGALNQLLRSIGLGSAGREWLGTYDSVMPALIVIMVWGGVGFGVIVFLAGLSSIPAELYEAANLDGAGPLSVFRYITFPLLMPSITVVTFLGLTTTLRMFDLPFIMTNGGPGDASNTISLIIYKHAFSYSNYGYATAGGIILFLFVGIVSLLQLRLTRSKEVQI; this is encoded by the coding sequence ATGAAATCGGGTTTTAGAAATGCATGGGTCGAACTCTCTTTTGCGGCGCCCGCATTGATTTTGTTCCTTATCATCGTCGTCTGGCCGTTCGTCAGTTCGTTCTATTACGCCTTGACGCAGTGGGACGGATTTTCCAAGCCGGTCTTTATCGGTTTCGACAACTTCGTCAACTTGTTCAAGGAACCCGGCTTTCGGATTGCGCTTCGCAATACGCTGCTTTTCGCGCTGGCCGGCCTTTTCCTGAGCAACGCGCTGAGCCTTGCGCTCGCGCTGGCGCTGAACAGGGCGGGACGCTCGCAGACGGTGCTGCGCACGATCTTTTATTTGCCGGGCGTCGTCAGCTTCGTCACGATGTCGATCGTCTGGACGATGATCTACCACAACGACGGCGCGCTGAACCAGCTGCTGCGGTCGATCGGACTCGGTTCGGCGGGACGGGAGTGGCTCGGCACGTACGATTCGGTCATGCCCGCACTGATCGTCATTATGGTGTGGGGCGGCGTCGGTTTTGGCGTCATCGTCTTTCTTGCCGGTCTCAGCTCGATTCCCGCCGAGCTTTACGAGGCGGCCAATCTGGACGGCGCAGGCCCGTTATCCGTTTTTCGCTACATCACCTTCCCGCTGCTCATGCCGTCGATCACGGTCGTGACTTTCCTCGGGCTGACGACGACGCTGCGGATGTTCGATCTGCCTTTTATCATGACGAACGGCGGTCCGGGCGACGCTTCGAACACGATCTCCCTGATCATTTACAAGCATGCGTTCAGCTACAGCAATTACGGGTATGCGACGGCCGGGGGCATCATTCTCTTTCTGTTCGTCGGCATCGTATCACTGCTTCAGCTCAGGCTGACGAGAAGCAAGGAGGTGCAGATCTAA
- a CDS encoding discoidin domain-containing protein: protein MTIFALMLVVQLVGFVFSPAVANAAASVVYYVSQSGGDDAADGLSEATAWKTLTQVSEKTFQPGDRILLKAGDRWTGETLTLHGSGTPELPIELSSYGTGDKPLISPQLTDASAITLHNEEGWRIDGIAMEKAMMGINAEFDGVYDKRSLAFENLDIRDMDDTFNSKPNLYNHFSTGIALKGNGNSSTYHLRGLTMKSIVFDNVNTPLFQGAISQYTNTAGFGTNARFKDVTIDGLTATNAKQWGFNFLFMVDAAITNISAENVGVLGGTHDGVNPYGIGGVVVANSKNVVFDGVELRNIGKGSQGYDGVGFDFEGGTDASNVTLRNAVIDGIDGAGIMIFDNGGVGGTDGAHVDGATVRNFGRSPGNSSGGIKFFPNNKTTGTIRNVTIDRGDALVPFLEGTADGFALTNMTYLPEALQAEFVELDTTTSGDWRSRFGREGYKLEKFESKLPDYAVLNETSGASAVAWQASTSDRRALTNAQGTARSAGAMVSADKGGALVYDLDMKDGLTHRIAFYMADWNREGLKQSVTVEDEAGNVLIEPREIKDFGDGVYFVFDAAGHVVVKVAGAADSKAVVGGIFFGDAKATPVLTLSKAAAKPSIDGDITDAEWQSAESVEMSDDAQVVHGEGSLIGATETDLTGNVRLMWDAFGLYLAGTVHDNEYFNPYGQGDPLNNNDVIQLTVDPMNRKTPGTGDAYIFDFVPTSGSDHSGPAAWYEHWKWGGADYRAGVKVAGKITADGYALEAFVPWSALRKNGESFMPGPNMKLGLGVMIGDFRANGQLKGILTNFGQGENTIGDAASYRTVLLTERATASAAVSRGKPVTATSNNAPSSDPAMAVDGDEATAWVAANGDLPQSLQVDLGRSYRLNKIELLYLTNDPWKYTLEGSNDGSDWTMLADRSSNTVQGPAFADDVAGSYRYVRVNMIAGWGNWATMKEFKVYTDESLLASAAYAIDDSARTIAGVRSGESVDTFLSQLASVNSTIGLFRADGTTPVSGGTIEDGMKVILQSTKGQQPVVYTVKSEPPFTISSSFKVGSSEHPEGLAPGELLTGMLQVTNNGASAQTVTLVTALFDASGEDGAMVNFSYQTQTLGAGATSTLTAGFKLPNAVAGYKAKLFVVSGSNFLAPSGILSEPAVLAGK, encoded by the coding sequence ATGACCATCTTTGCCCTGATGCTTGTCGTACAGCTTGTCGGCTTTGTGTTCTCGCCGGCAGTCGCGAATGCGGCGGCTTCGGTCGTTTATTACGTCAGCCAATCCGGGGGAGACGACGCCGCGGACGGCTTATCGGAGGCGACCGCCTGGAAGACGTTGACGCAGGTGTCGGAGAAGACTTTTCAGCCCGGAGACCGCATCCTGCTCAAGGCCGGCGACCGATGGACAGGAGAAACGCTGACCTTGCACGGCAGCGGCACGCCGGAACTTCCGATCGAGCTGTCGTCCTACGGGACGGGTGACAAGCCGCTTATTTCTCCGCAGTTGACGGACGCGTCGGCTATCACGCTCCATAATGAGGAAGGCTGGCGCATCGACGGCATCGCGATGGAAAAGGCGATGATGGGCATCAACGCGGAGTTCGACGGCGTCTACGACAAGCGGTCGCTCGCGTTCGAAAACCTCGACATCCGCGACATGGACGATACGTTCAACAGCAAGCCGAATCTGTACAATCACTTTTCGACGGGGATCGCCCTGAAGGGGAACGGAAATTCGTCGACGTACCATCTTCGCGGACTTACGATGAAGTCGATCGTGTTCGACAACGTGAATACGCCGCTTTTTCAAGGCGCCATTTCCCAATATACGAACACGGCCGGGTTCGGTACGAACGCCAGGTTCAAGGACGTTACGATCGACGGTCTGACCGCGACGAACGCCAAGCAATGGGGCTTCAACTTCCTGTTTATGGTGGATGCGGCCATCACGAATATCAGCGCGGAAAACGTAGGCGTGCTCGGCGGCACGCATGACGGCGTTAATCCCTACGGCATCGGCGGCGTTGTCGTCGCCAATTCGAAAAACGTCGTGTTTGACGGGGTTGAGCTTCGCAACATCGGCAAAGGCTCGCAGGGCTACGACGGCGTAGGCTTCGATTTTGAAGGCGGTACCGACGCTTCCAATGTAACGCTGCGCAACGCCGTCATAGACGGCATCGACGGCGCCGGCATTATGATCTTCGACAACGGCGGCGTGGGCGGCACCGACGGCGCCCATGTCGACGGCGCGACCGTTCGCAATTTTGGCAGAAGCCCCGGGAATTCCAGCGGCGGCATCAAGTTTTTCCCGAATAACAAGACGACGGGCACCATCCGGAACGTGACCATCGATCGAGGCGACGCGTTGGTTCCGTTCCTCGAAGGGACCGCCGACGGGTTCGCGCTGACGAACATGACCTACCTGCCGGAGGCCCTGCAGGCTGAATTCGTCGAGCTCGATACGACAACCTCGGGCGATTGGCGCAGCCGCTTCGGACGTGAAGGATATAAGCTGGAAAAATTCGAGTCGAAGCTTCCCGACTATGCCGTGCTGAACGAGACAAGCGGCGCGAGCGCGGTAGCCTGGCAGGCGTCGACCTCCGATCGCAGGGCGCTGACCAATGCGCAAGGCACGGCGCGTTCGGCAGGCGCGATGGTCTCGGCGGATAAGGGAGGCGCGCTTGTCTACGATCTGGATATGAAGGACGGCTTGACGCACCGGATCGCCTTTTATATGGCGGATTGGAATCGCGAGGGACTGAAGCAGTCCGTTACGGTCGAAGACGAAGCCGGAAATGTCCTGATCGAACCGCGGGAAATCAAGGATTTCGGAGACGGCGTTTATTTCGTATTCGATGCGGCGGGCCATGTCGTCGTCAAGGTGGCGGGGGCTGCGGACAGCAAGGCGGTCGTCGGCGGGATCTTTTTCGGCGATGCCAAGGCAACGCCGGTTCTGACCTTGAGCAAAGCGGCGGCCAAGCCCAGCATCGACGGCGATATTACGGATGCGGAGTGGCAGTCGGCCGAAAGCGTGGAAATGAGCGACGACGCGCAAGTGGTGCATGGGGAAGGCAGCCTGATTGGCGCGACCGAGACGGATCTGACAGGCAACGTTCGCTTGATGTGGGACGCCTTCGGCCTCTATCTGGCGGGAACCGTTCATGACAACGAGTATTTCAACCCTTATGGCCAGGGCGATCCGCTCAATAACAATGATGTCATCCAACTGACGGTCGACCCGATGAACCGCAAAACGCCGGGTACAGGCGATGCCTATATATTCGATTTCGTGCCGACGTCCGGCAGCGACCATAGCGGGCCGGCAGCGTGGTACGAGCATTGGAAATGGGGCGGCGCCGATTACCGGGCGGGCGTGAAGGTGGCCGGCAAAATAACGGCGGACGGTTATGCGCTGGAAGCGTTCGTGCCTTGGAGCGCGCTGCGCAAAAACGGGGAGTCTTTTATGCCGGGACCGAACATGAAGCTGGGCTTAGGGGTGATGATCGGCGATTTCCGCGCAAACGGCCAGCTGAAGGGGATCCTGACGAACTTCGGCCAAGGCGAAAATACGATCGGCGATGCCGCTTCGTACCGCACAGTTCTGCTCACCGAGCGCGCGACGGCCAGCGCGGCCGTATCCCGGGGCAAGCCGGTTACGGCTACCAGCAATAACGCGCCAAGCTCCGATCCCGCCATGGCGGTTGACGGAGACGAAGCGACGGCCTGGGTGGCGGCTAACGGCGATCTGCCCCAATCGCTCCAGGTGGATCTGGGCCGGTCTTATCGGCTTAACAAGATCGAACTGCTGTACCTGACGAACGACCCATGGAAATATACGCTCGAAGGCTCGAACGACGGGTCCGACTGGACCATGCTTGCCGATCGGTCGTCCAATACGGTGCAAGGTCCTGCCTTTGCGGACGACGTCGCGGGCAGCTATCGCTACGTGCGAGTCAACATGATCGCGGGCTGGGGCAACTGGGCGACGATGAAGGAGTTCAAGGTGTATACGGACGAATCGCTGCTTGCTTCGGCCGCGTACGCGATCGACGATTCCGCCCGTACGATCGCCGGCGTTCGCAGCGGAGAGTCGGTCGATACGTTCCTGAGTCAGCTCGCCTCGGTCAATTCTACGATCGGCCTGTTCCGTGCGGACGGGACGACGCCTGTGTCAGGCGGTACGATCGAGGACGGCATGAAGGTCATTCTGCAATCGACCAAGGGGCAGCAGCCTGTCGTCTACACGGTGAAGTCTGAGCCGCCGTTTACGATATCGAGCTCGTTCAAGGTCGGCAGCAGCGAGCATCCGGAAGGACTGGCGCCGGGCGAATTGCTCACGGGCATGCTGCAAGTGACGAACAACGGCGCGTCGGCTCAGACGGTCACGCTCGTGACGGCGTTGTTCGATGCCTCGGGCGAGGACGGAGCGATGGTTAACTTCTCGTATCAAACGCAAACGCTCGGCGCCGGCGCAACGTCGACGTTGACGGCGGGCTTCAAGCTGCCGAACGCGGTTGCCGGATATAAGGCCAAGCTGTTCGTCGTGAGCGGCAGCAACTTCTTGGCCCCGTCCGGAATTCTAAGCGAGCCGGCCGTCTTGGCCGGAAAGTAA